One genomic window of Amphiura filiformis chromosome 3, Afil_fr2py, whole genome shotgun sequence includes the following:
- the LOC140149274 gene encoding beta-3 adrenergic receptor-like, producing the protein MNDTTTTCIKDEYNITDEPTTAAIVTKGVFLTVVVTLSFVSNTLCLVVLPRVRDRSLQKVTKIFMISFTVCDIFGIFFSYIPMTVSTFLHNWPFGDTMCWINGFAGTIFAYTSGIQLLALNLERYLAISYPLKWYHVYVTPFRARITVVLLWMSAVTFSAVAYSLPNRYTAYSLFLGVCNSNPCGHEPDISGTILSSAFFVSPVLLTLLLWLKLYLLAKRHTKAIVSQARAINLGTLERERKYSQDSLKSAASMDSPCRSPVSKDSPVQKEIDRKTSKISLGLKSLAGTLERRKASKASTTEQHAVKANRRAFFTFFIMSICMALLSLPFIIVIVYDNTQRQMLSYGFIAVAEILIVSFGFLNVVIYYARNKAFRKAAKKLFCSPADPYSRPSRACITNGRTIAPEGTHGTMSRGDVTQADV; encoded by the coding sequence ATGAATGACACGACGACGACATGTATTAAGGACGAATACAATATTACCGACGAGCCAACTACAGCTGCAATTGTCACTAAGGGAGTGTTTCTAACAGTGGTTGTAACACTTAGCTTTGTCTCCAACACCCTTTGCTTGGTGGTATTACCTAGAGTAAGAGACAGAAGTCTTCAAAAAGTGACTAAAATATTCATGATATCTTTCACGGTATGTGATATCtttggtatatttttctcatACATTCCCATGACAGTTTCAACTTTCTTACATAATTGGCCATTCGGAGACACAATGTGTTGGATCAACGGATTTGCCGGTACTATATTTGCATATACCAGTGGAATTCAACTTCTTGCTTTAAACCTAGAAAGATATCTTGCAATTTCATACCCACTAAAATGGTATCATGTTTATGTGACACCTTTTCGAGCTAGAATAACCGTTGTTTTACTGTGGATGTCAGCTGTTACATTCTCAGCCGTGGCATACTCATTACCAAACAGATACACAGCTTATAGTTTATTCTTGGGCGTTTGCAATTCAAATCCATGCGGACATGAACCGGACATATCTGGGACGATTTTAAGTTCTGCATTCTTTGTTTCACCTGTATTATTGACACTTCTTCTGTGGTTGAAATTATATCTATTAGCCAAACGTCATACAAAGGCTATAGTAAGTCAAGCAAGAGCCATAAACCTCGGAACTCTGGAAAGAGAGAGAAAATATAGCCAAGATAGTTTAAAAAGCGCAGCAAGTATGGATTCTCCGTGCAGAAGTCCTGTTTCAAAGGACAGCCCAGTTCAAAAGGAAATAGATAGAAAAACGAGTAAAATTAGTTTAGGTTTGAAAAGTTTAGCAGGAACATTAGAGCGACGAAAGGCGAGCAAAGCAAGTACAACGGAACAGCATGCAGTTAAAGCAAATAGAAGGGCATTCTTCACCTTCTTTATTATGTCAATATGTATGGCTCTCTTAAGTTTACCATTTATAATCGTAATTGTGTATGACAACACTCAAAGACAAATGTTATCTTACGGGTTTATAGCTGTAGCTGAAATTCTTATTGTCTCATTTGGATTTCTTAATGTTGTTATTTACTACGCAAGGAACAAAGCCTTTAGGAAAGCAGCAAAGAAATTGTTTTGTAGTCCAGCTGATCCTTACAGCAGACCATCTAGAGCGTGTATTACCAACGGTAGAACCATTGCCCCGGAAGGAACACACGGGACTATGAGTAGAGGGGACGTTACTCAAGCTGACGTTTAG